The following coding sequences are from one Mycolicibacterium aichiense window:
- a CDS encoding DUF7158 domain-containing protein has protein sequence MSLAATVAGVDVEVGEVDDREAALRAAPQVAALPPLPRPHTSEGRQLRRWLTQLLVAEKLVAREAEALGVRVTETTPAEDDLLPDPTARLEIGSIAAAVLATPIARAVFAHITDGVEVDDDAVTDFHARNPRRFLRFAGTGGWRVASEPEPADVRPLIAALLLGAARRRHFRMWLGQRHAELVWLAPGYEHPGDPRQPDNTHKH, from the coding sequence ATGAGCCTGGCCGCCACCGTTGCCGGGGTGGATGTCGAGGTCGGCGAGGTCGACGACCGCGAGGCGGCACTGCGCGCCGCACCCCAAGTCGCGGCGCTGCCCCCGCTGCCCCGACCCCACACGAGTGAAGGGCGCCAACTGCGGCGCTGGCTCACCCAACTGCTGGTCGCCGAGAAGTTGGTGGCCCGCGAAGCCGAAGCGCTCGGGGTGAGAGTGACCGAGACGACGCCCGCCGAGGACGACCTGCTTCCCGACCCCACCGCGCGGCTCGAGATCGGCAGCATTGCCGCCGCGGTCCTGGCGACCCCGATCGCCCGGGCGGTTTTCGCGCACATCACCGACGGCGTCGAGGTCGACGACGACGCCGTGACGGACTTCCACGCCAGAAATCCGCGGCGGTTCCTGCGCTTCGCCGGCACCGGTGGCTGGCGGGTGGCCAGTGAGCCCGAGCCGGCCGACGTGCGACCGCTGATCGCGGCGCTGCTGCTCGGTGCGGCCCGGCGGCGTCATTTCCGGATGTGGCTCGGCCAGCGGCACGCCGAGCTGGTGTGGCTGGCCCCCGGCTACGAGCACCCCGGCGACCCGCGTCAGCCCGACAACACCCACAAACACTGA
- a CDS encoding NEW3 domain-containing protein, whose protein sequence is MRITSAESTELFVGPPDAPLQVVRVGYSAADAGTLRILGDGVQSDRVAVPRGDGVAEVPVRIERPEPGDLRAARAVGDDVEFPFQLTVAEPGWTMYMVSHFHYDPVWWNTQAAYTSVWTEDPPGRARQDNGFALVAAHLEMARRDPHYKFVLAEVDYLKPYFDTHPEDRADLRRFIADARVEVMGGTYNEPNTNLVGAETAIRNFVHGVGYQRDVLGADPATAWQLDVFGHDPQFPGMAADAGLTSSSWARGPHHQWGPMAADGDPRRMQFPSEFEWIAPSGLGLLTHYMPAHYSAGWWMDSAATLADAEQATYHLFAELKSVALTRNVLLPVGTDYTPPNAWVTEIHRDWNARYTWPRFVCALPSEFFAAVRAETAQRGVAPSPQTRDMNPIYTGKDVSYIDTKQANRAAEDVVLGAERFAVFAALLSGARYPEAALAKAWVQLAYGAHHDGITGSESDQVYLDLLTSWRDAWELGSAARSGALELLSRAVAPESGSVVVWNPLAHKRTDIVTAHLTTPVGPGVAVVDPAGVSHPAVVSDDGHLVSFRADDVDSLGWRSYQLVAAQEPTGWRAVDGFEIANSHHRLRVDPARGGAVVSLVEVATERELIAQGRVGNELAVYDEYPAHPQAGEGPWHLLPTGPVTCSSAAVADSVQAYHSPLGQRLVVTGRIGELLRYTQVLTLWHGMDRVDTSTTIDEFTGADRLVRLRWPCPVPGALPVSEVGGAVIGRGFGLLHDHGTGEDRAVDSAKHPWTLDNPAQGWFGLSSALRIQVGSDMRAVSVAEVVVPTEDTSEARELMVALVRAGVTATCSAAGHPRYGHLDVDSNLPDARIALGGPESNAFTAAVLAAADPVYTAELRQQLSQSGRARVWVPAGKPLTAVWQPDADLRGVLALPVLVVAGEGAVAAVVEDLGDAQIDVSQEVPSGLGEFESRTVALLNRGVPGFAVEPDQTLHSSLMRSCTGWPSGVWIDPPRRTAPDGSNFQLQHWTHTFDFALVSGRGDWRCVEMPSRSAEFAHPMVCVVADDGVETLAPEGSLLRVEPAGALHLAALKIGGNPTAAGSSAPVDPEDVTIRLVETRGATTEVALSSGVGAVSAVVSADLLEAARGSTAQPLRLHGYQIATLLARLNVHAVLDADGAALAPDTENAQPLYARYWLHNRGPAPLGGLPAVAHLHPEAVTVDPGHTVRLRLTAASDCSDATLAGQVRLRGPRGWTVEPEVLPFELTTGHHREAEIVVTAPPDAEAGDYPIRAQLTLSGDVPVAWQQPVEDVCVVSVGPAGTLVQLVGEPSDIVVAAGERARLAVTVGSAAHTDLSLEAHLISPWGTWEWIGPASCGAVVAAKSQVEVAFDIAPPPWTTPGQWWAVVRIGCAGRLLYTPTVAVTVR, encoded by the coding sequence GTGCGGATAACCTCCGCGGAGTCGACGGAGCTCTTCGTCGGACCGCCCGATGCGCCGCTTCAGGTGGTCCGCGTCGGTTACAGCGCGGCCGACGCCGGCACTCTGCGGATACTCGGCGACGGCGTGCAGTCCGACAGGGTGGCGGTGCCGCGCGGCGACGGGGTGGCGGAGGTGCCGGTCCGGATCGAGCGGCCGGAGCCCGGCGATCTTCGGGCGGCCCGCGCGGTCGGCGATGACGTCGAATTCCCCTTCCAGCTCACCGTCGCCGAACCGGGCTGGACCATGTACATGGTCAGCCACTTCCACTACGACCCGGTGTGGTGGAACACCCAGGCCGCCTACACCAGCGTGTGGACCGAGGATCCGCCCGGACGGGCCCGGCAGGACAACGGGTTCGCCTTGGTGGCCGCCCACCTCGAAATGGCCCGCCGCGACCCGCATTACAAGTTCGTGCTCGCCGAAGTCGACTATCTCAAGCCCTATTTCGACACCCATCCGGAAGACCGTGCCGATCTGCGCCGGTTCATCGCCGACGCCCGGGTGGAGGTGATGGGCGGGACCTACAACGAGCCGAACACCAACCTGGTCGGCGCCGAGACCGCGATCCGCAACTTCGTGCACGGCGTCGGGTATCAGCGCGACGTGCTGGGTGCCGACCCGGCGACCGCCTGGCAGCTCGACGTGTTCGGGCACGATCCGCAATTCCCGGGCATGGCCGCCGACGCCGGACTGACGTCGAGTTCGTGGGCCCGCGGACCGCACCACCAGTGGGGACCGATGGCAGCCGACGGCGACCCCAGGCGCATGCAGTTCCCGAGCGAGTTCGAGTGGATCGCGCCGTCGGGACTCGGGCTGCTGACGCACTACATGCCTGCGCACTACTCGGCCGGCTGGTGGATGGACTCCGCGGCGACGCTTGCTGACGCCGAGCAGGCCACCTATCACCTGTTCGCCGAACTGAAATCGGTGGCACTGACCCGCAATGTGCTGCTGCCGGTCGGTACCGACTACACCCCGCCCAACGCGTGGGTCACCGAGATCCACCGCGACTGGAACGCCCGCTACACCTGGCCGCGGTTCGTCTGCGCTCTGCCGTCGGAGTTCTTCGCCGCCGTACGTGCGGAGACCGCGCAGCGCGGGGTGGCGCCGTCACCGCAGACCCGGGACATGAACCCGATCTATACGGGCAAGGACGTGTCGTACATCGACACCAAGCAGGCCAACCGGGCCGCCGAGGATGTGGTGCTGGGTGCCGAGCGGTTCGCCGTGTTCGCGGCGCTGCTCTCCGGTGCCCGCTATCCGGAGGCCGCCCTGGCCAAGGCCTGGGTGCAGCTGGCCTACGGCGCCCACCATGACGGCATCACCGGCTCGGAATCCGATCAGGTGTACCTCGACCTGCTGACCAGCTGGCGCGACGCGTGGGAGCTCGGTTCGGCCGCCCGATCGGGGGCGCTGGAGCTGCTGTCGCGGGCCGTCGCACCCGAGTCTGGCTCAGTAGTCGTGTGGAATCCGTTGGCGCACAAGCGAACCGATATCGTGACGGCCCATCTGACGACGCCGGTGGGTCCCGGAGTTGCGGTGGTGGACCCCGCGGGGGTGTCGCATCCCGCCGTGGTCTCCGACGACGGCCACCTGGTGAGCTTTCGGGCCGACGACGTCGATTCCCTCGGCTGGCGCAGCTACCAGCTGGTGGCCGCGCAGGAGCCGACCGGCTGGCGCGCTGTCGACGGTTTCGAGATCGCCAACTCCCACCACCGGTTGCGGGTCGACCCGGCTCGCGGGGGTGCCGTGGTGTCGCTGGTGGAGGTGGCGACCGAGCGGGAACTGATCGCGCAGGGTCGCGTCGGCAACGAACTGGCCGTCTACGACGAGTATCCCGCACACCCGCAGGCGGGGGAGGGGCCGTGGCATCTGTTGCCGACCGGCCCCGTCACGTGTTCGTCTGCAGCCGTTGCGGATTCGGTTCAGGCCTATCACAGCCCGCTCGGCCAGCGGCTTGTCGTGACCGGCCGGATCGGCGAGCTGCTGCGCTACACCCAGGTGCTGACGCTGTGGCACGGCATGGACCGGGTGGACACCAGTACCACCATCGACGAGTTCACCGGAGCCGACCGGCTGGTACGGCTGCGCTGGCCCTGTCCGGTACCCGGTGCGCTGCCGGTCAGCGAGGTCGGTGGCGCCGTGATCGGACGCGGTTTCGGGCTGCTGCACGACCACGGGACGGGGGAGGATCGCGCTGTCGACTCCGCCAAACACCCATGGACACTGGATAATCCGGCGCAAGGATGGTTCGGCTTGTCGTCGGCGCTCCGGATTCAAGTCGGCTCCGACATGCGGGCCGTGTCGGTGGCCGAAGTCGTCGTCCCCACCGAGGACACCTCCGAGGCCCGCGAGCTGATGGTCGCCCTGGTGCGCGCCGGGGTGACGGCCACCTGCAGCGCCGCCGGACACCCGCGCTACGGGCACCTCGACGTCGATTCCAACCTGCCGGACGCCCGGATCGCATTGGGCGGCCCGGAGAGCAATGCGTTCACTGCCGCCGTGCTCGCCGCGGCGGATCCGGTCTACACCGCTGAGCTACGCCAACAGCTTTCGCAGTCCGGGCGGGCGCGGGTCTGGGTCCCGGCGGGTAAGCCGCTGACGGCGGTATGGCAGCCCGACGCCGACTTGCGCGGCGTGCTCGCGTTACCGGTGCTCGTCGTCGCCGGAGAAGGGGCCGTCGCCGCCGTGGTCGAGGATCTGGGTGACGCCCAGATCGATGTCAGCCAGGAGGTGCCCTCCGGCCTCGGCGAGTTCGAGTCGCGCACCGTCGCCCTGCTCAACCGCGGCGTACCGGGCTTCGCCGTCGAACCCGACCAGACGCTGCACAGCTCGCTGATGCGGTCGTGCACCGGCTGGCCCTCCGGGGTGTGGATCGACCCGCCGCGGCGCACCGCCCCTGACGGTTCCAACTTCCAGCTGCAGCATTGGACGCACACCTTCGACTTCGCTCTGGTGTCCGGCCGCGGTGACTGGCGTTGCGTCGAGATGCCTTCCCGCAGTGCCGAGTTCGCCCATCCTATGGTGTGCGTGGTGGCGGATGATGGGGTGGAGACCCTGGCCCCCGAGGGCTCGCTGCTGCGCGTCGAACCGGCCGGCGCCCTCCATCTTGCCGCCCTCAAGATCGGCGGCAACCCGACCGCCGCGGGGAGTTCCGCCCCCGTCGACCCCGAGGACGTCACCATCCGGCTCGTCGAAACCAGAGGTGCGACAACCGAAGTCGCGTTGTCGTCGGGGGTGGGCGCCGTGTCGGCGGTGGTGTCGGCTGACCTGCTGGAAGCCGCCCGTGGCTCCACCGCGCAGCCGCTGCGGCTGCACGGCTACCAGATCGCGACCCTGCTGGCCCGCCTGAACGTTCACGCCGTGCTGGACGCCGACGGTGCCGCACTTGCCCCGGACACCGAGAACGCGCAGCCGTTGTACGCCCGCTACTGGTTACACAACCGCGGCCCGGCGCCACTGGGCGGCCTGCCTGCCGTCGCGCATCTGCACCCCGAAGCCGTCACCGTCGATCCCGGTCACACCGTACGGCTGCGCCTGACCGCCGCCAGCGACTGCAGCGACGCGACCCTGGCCGGACAGGTGCGACTGCGCGGGCCGCGCGGCTGGACCGTCGAACCGGAGGTGCTGCCCTTCGAACTGACGACCGGCCATCACCGGGAAGCCGAGATCGTCGTAACCGCACCGCCGGATGCGGAGGCTGGTGACTACCCCATCCGCGCACAGCTCACCTTGTCCGGGGACGTGCCCGTGGCATGGCAACAACCCGTCGAAGACGTCTGCGTGGTCTCGGTCGGTCCCGCCGGCACGCTGGTGCAGCTGGTCGGCGAGCCGTCCGACATCGTCGTCGCCGCCGGGGAGCGGGCCCGTCTGGCCGTCACGGTCGGCAGCGCCGCGCACACCGACTTGTCGCTGGAAGCCCACCTGATCAGTCCGTGGGGGACCTGGGAGTGGATCGGCCCCGCTTCGTGCGGCGCCGTCGTCGCCGCGAAGTCGCAGGTCGAGGTCGCCTTCGACATCGCGCCGCCGCCGTGGACGACTCCAGGGCAGTGGTGGGCGGTGGTCCGCATCGGGTGCGCGGGCCGGTTGCTTTACACACCCACGGTGGCGGTGACGGTCCGATGA
- a CDS encoding DinB family protein encodes MTWTTQLADQLDWHWHNALRPRLDGLTDSEYFWEPVADCWTVHGEGRPGGLERCDPGPIRIDFAYPPPQPEPVTTIAWRLAHVIVGVLAMRNHSHFGGPPADYQSWPYATDADTALAQLDDAYSRWITGVRGLSDDDLARSCGPAEGPYAEYALSELILHINREVIHHGAEIACLRDLYAHQ; translated from the coding sequence GTGACGTGGACGACCCAACTTGCCGACCAGCTGGACTGGCATTGGCACAACGCCTTGCGGCCCCGCTTGGACGGGCTGACCGACAGCGAGTACTTCTGGGAGCCGGTCGCTGATTGCTGGACGGTGCACGGGGAGGGGCGCCCCGGCGGGCTGGAGCGATGCGACCCGGGGCCAATTCGGATCGACTTCGCCTACCCACCTCCACAGCCGGAGCCGGTCACCACGATCGCCTGGCGGCTGGCCCACGTCATCGTCGGCGTGCTGGCGATGCGCAACCATTCGCACTTCGGCGGCCCACCCGCCGACTACCAGAGCTGGCCTTACGCCACCGATGCCGACACCGCACTGGCCCAACTCGACGATGCCTACTCGCGGTGGATCACCGGCGTGCGGGGGTTGTCCGATGACGATCTCGCCCGATCGTGCGGACCGGCCGAAGGCCCCTACGCCGAATACGCCCTATCCGAACTGATCTTGCACATCAATCGTGAGGTCATTCATCACGGCGCTGAAATAGCTTGTCTCCGAGATCTTTACGCCCATCAGTAG
- the mdlC gene encoding benzoylformate decarboxylase yields MTHDLMRNLGLTTVFGNPGSTEETFLQDFPDDFRFVLGLHEASVVAIADGYAQATRSVAIVNVHTGAGISNAMGTILTAAQNHTPLIVTAGQQTREMLLMEPWLTNPEPEVLARPWVKWAYQPVRPDDVPGAFMRAYAVALQPPAGPVFLSLPLDDWDAPCSATAVVRSVTSRVAPDPARLAQFAQRLTEASSPVLVLGADVARAGGWDAAVTLAERAGTPVWAAPACERPPFPEDHPLYAGGLPFAQGLLSQQLAGHDLIVVIGAPVFRYYPWVPGPYLPSGAELLHVTADPDESARAPVGDSVIADPVLAIEALCELVPQRAAAPAVQTVEHRMAPHPPAEPSVAADDAGPLTPRALFRLLRQSFPPETVLVEESPSNLADLHAEWPVTEPDSFYTFASGALGWDLPAAVGLTLAERDSQRNRPVLAVIGDGSLQYSIQALYTAALLELPLIVVVLSNNEYAILKAFSKLEQSPGVPGLDIPGLRSDLLAQGYGATGVRAGTADEVRAAVAEALKRSGPTVIEVPVDPTVPSLT; encoded by the coding sequence GTGACGCATGACTTGATGCGCAATCTTGGCCTGACCACCGTGTTCGGGAATCCGGGGTCCACCGAGGAGACGTTCCTCCAGGATTTCCCCGACGACTTTCGCTTCGTGCTCGGCCTCCACGAAGCCAGCGTGGTCGCCATTGCCGACGGGTACGCACAGGCAACGCGATCCGTGGCGATCGTCAACGTGCATACCGGCGCGGGCATCAGCAACGCCATGGGGACCATCCTCACCGCTGCTCAAAACCACACCCCCCTGATCGTTACCGCCGGTCAGCAGACGCGCGAAATGCTGCTCATGGAGCCATGGCTGACCAACCCCGAGCCCGAGGTGCTCGCGCGGCCGTGGGTCAAGTGGGCCTATCAGCCGGTGCGCCCGGACGATGTCCCGGGCGCTTTCATGCGCGCGTACGCGGTGGCGCTCCAACCACCGGCCGGCCCGGTGTTCCTGTCGTTGCCGCTCGATGACTGGGATGCGCCGTGTTCGGCTACCGCTGTCGTGCGCAGTGTGACCAGCAGAGTCGCCCCCGACCCTGCTCGCCTGGCGCAGTTTGCTCAGCGGCTCACCGAGGCCAGCTCGCCGGTGCTCGTCCTCGGCGCGGACGTGGCGCGCGCAGGCGGCTGGGATGCGGCGGTGACGCTCGCGGAGCGGGCCGGCACACCGGTGTGGGCCGCGCCCGCCTGCGAGCGACCGCCCTTTCCCGAAGACCATCCGCTGTACGCCGGTGGCCTCCCGTTCGCGCAGGGGCTGCTGTCTCAACAGCTCGCTGGACACGATCTGATCGTTGTCATCGGAGCCCCGGTTTTCCGCTATTACCCCTGGGTGCCAGGCCCTTACCTGCCCAGCGGCGCTGAGCTGCTGCACGTCACCGCCGACCCGGACGAGTCCGCCCGCGCACCGGTCGGTGACAGCGTGATCGCTGATCCGGTGCTGGCCATCGAGGCGCTCTGCGAGCTCGTCCCGCAGCGGGCGGCTGCGCCCGCAGTGCAGACCGTTGAGCACCGGATGGCCCCCCATCCGCCCGCGGAACCCTCCGTCGCTGCGGACGACGCCGGGCCCCTCACGCCGCGTGCGCTATTCCGGTTGCTTCGGCAGTCGTTCCCGCCGGAGACCGTGTTGGTCGAGGAGTCCCCCTCGAATCTGGCCGATCTGCACGCTGAATGGCCGGTCACCGAACCCGACTCGTTCTACACCTTCGCCAGCGGGGCATTGGGGTGGGATCTTCCCGCCGCGGTCGGACTGACGTTGGCCGAGCGGGATTCGCAGCGCAATCGACCGGTGCTGGCGGTGATCGGCGACGGCTCATTGCAGTACTCGATCCAGGCCCTGTATACGGCGGCGCTGCTCGAGCTGCCGCTGATCGTCGTGGTGTTGAGCAACAACGAATACGCGATCCTCAAGGCGTTCTCGAAGTTGGAACAGAGTCCCGGTGTCCCAGGATTGGACATTCCCGGGTTGCGTTCGGATCTTCTGGCCCAGGGATACGGCGCCACTGGCGTGCGCGCCGGCACTGCTGACGAGGTGCGCGCCGCGGTCGCCGAAGCCCTCAAGCGCAGCGGACCCACGGTCATCGAGGTTCCGGTGGACCCCACGGTCCCCAGCCTCACCTAG
- a CDS encoding DinB family protein, with protein MPTLAPPVHDERHALREFLAYHQSAFVAVAYGLTDEQARSTPTVSSLSIGGLIKHVTGVQQSWMQRVAAAPNEPQADDRPFEERAQEYQDQYLMRSDETLAQLMENLLAQNAESLRLVEIADLDAAVPVPRDAPWFPNDVDAWSARWVLEHLISELARHAGHADIIRESIDGATMYELVAAAEGMTPQPWLTPWRPKA; from the coding sequence ATGCCCACTCTCGCCCCACCCGTCCACGACGAGCGCCACGCGCTGCGCGAGTTCCTCGCCTACCACCAGAGCGCGTTCGTCGCGGTCGCGTACGGCCTCACCGACGAGCAGGCCCGATCGACACCCACTGTCAGCTCGCTGTCGATCGGCGGGCTGATCAAACACGTGACCGGCGTGCAGCAGTCCTGGATGCAGCGAGTCGCTGCGGCCCCGAACGAACCGCAGGCCGACGACCGCCCGTTCGAGGAACGCGCGCAGGAGTACCAGGATCAATACCTGATGCGCTCTGACGAGACCCTGGCCCAGCTCATGGAGAATCTGCTCGCCCAGAACGCCGAGTCGCTTCGGCTGGTCGAGATCGCCGACCTTGACGCCGCGGTGCCGGTGCCGCGCGACGCACCGTGGTTTCCGAATGACGTCGACGCCTGGTCAGCGCGGTGGGTCCTCGAGCACCTCATCAGCGAGTTGGCCCGGCACGCCGGCCATGCCGACATCATCCGTGAATCCATCGACGGCGCAACGATGTACGAGCTCGTCGCGGCGGCAGAAGGCATGACACCCCAGCCGTGGTTGACCCCGTGGCGCCCCAAGGCGTGA
- a CDS encoding helix-turn-helix transcriptional regulator: protein MSQTTSRVLQLLGLLQSRRVWSGEELAQRLGVTTRSVRRDVERLRDLGYPVHASTGHGGGYQLGAGAALPPLLLDSDEAVAMAVCLRLAAGGSVAGVGEAALRALTKLDQVMPARLRSQVAAVHDATVTLTREAESPVDPEVLMTLARACRDSEHVGVDYVDRAGAPTSRRLEPYQLVTTGRRWYLLAYDRDRADWRSLRLDRMAQVHAKGSTFTAREAPDAAAYVRRAITTSPYRYVTRVRYQAAKSVMEQHFSPTTVTIEDDGPTTCVVVTGADDPKALVLHLAMPGVAFEILESDEVAEGAQAMSALLAGAVRR from the coding sequence ATGTCCCAGACGACGAGCCGGGTGCTGCAGCTGCTCGGCCTACTGCAATCGAGGCGGGTGTGGTCGGGCGAGGAGCTGGCGCAGCGACTCGGGGTCACCACCCGCAGCGTGCGGCGAGACGTCGAGCGCCTGCGTGACCTCGGGTATCCCGTCCACGCCAGCACCGGGCACGGCGGCGGCTACCAGCTCGGCGCGGGGGCCGCGTTGCCTCCGCTGCTGTTGGACTCCGATGAGGCCGTAGCGATGGCCGTCTGTCTGCGGCTGGCGGCGGGTGGCAGCGTGGCCGGCGTAGGGGAGGCGGCGCTGCGGGCACTGACCAAGCTGGACCAGGTGATGCCGGCCCGGCTACGTTCCCAGGTCGCCGCCGTGCACGACGCCACCGTCACGTTGACCCGTGAAGCCGAGTCGCCGGTGGATCCCGAGGTGCTGATGACGCTGGCGCGTGCCTGTCGGGACTCCGAACACGTCGGCGTCGACTACGTGGACCGGGCCGGTGCCCCGACCAGTCGGCGCCTGGAGCCCTACCAGCTGGTGACCACCGGACGGCGGTGGTACCTGCTGGCCTACGACCGCGACCGTGCCGACTGGCGCAGCCTGCGGCTGGACCGGATGGCTCAGGTTCACGCGAAAGGGAGCACCTTCACCGCGCGGGAAGCCCCCGATGCCGCCGCCTACGTCCGTCGCGCCATCACCACCTCGCCCTACCGCTATGTCACCAGGGTTCGCTATCAGGCCGCGAAAAGCGTTATGGAACAGCACTTCTCGCCGACGACAGTAACCATCGAGGACGACGGCCCCACCACCTGCGTTGTCGTCACCGGCGCCGACGACCCCAAGGCTCTGGTGCTGCATCTGGCGATGCCGGGTGTCGCCTTCGAGATCCTCGAATCCGATGAGGTCGCCGAGGGGGCGCAGGCGATGTCAGCGCTGCTGGCCGGTGCCGTCAGGCGGTAA
- a CDS encoding nuclear transport factor 2 family protein encodes MDEIWRRLDSTDLATFYHRDVVGHHDSPRGSDRLGYDDVVHRLDFDRQTFADPVYEIADLIAGEDRFAIRFHYAATLISTGDRYRSEAAYFNHLRDGKIAEFWLLANVDFDYKE; translated from the coding sequence ATGGACGAAATCTGGCGCCGACTGGACTCGACCGATCTCGCCACCTTCTATCACCGCGACGTGGTGGGACACCACGACAGCCCGCGCGGATCCGATCGATTGGGCTACGACGACGTGGTTCATCGGCTCGATTTCGACCGGCAAACGTTTGCCGACCCGGTTTATGAGATTGCCGACCTCATTGCCGGTGAAGACCGCTTCGCAATTCGGTTCCACTACGCCGCGACGTTGATCAGCACCGGCGATCGATATCGATCAGAGGCCGCGTACTTCAACCATCTGCGGGACGGCAAGATCGCCGAATTCTGGCTGCTGGCCAACGTCGATTTCGATTACAAGGAGTGA
- a CDS encoding endonuclease/exonuclease/phosphatase family protein → MRMATFNILHGRSLDDGQVNLERLSECIHRLNPDVLALQEVDCDQPRSSLADLTAIAAAAMGAVAHRFVAAISGTPGATWMAATGSEQPGTAGYGIALLSRYPAISWQVLRLPRIPARFPMYLPGPNRVQIVHEEPRAAMLAQLDTPLGVMTVANTHLSFVPGWNRVQLRRLIRDLNGLPGPRVLMGDLNMSGVSPSRQTGLRSLASAPTFPRHCPDRQLDHILTDHDGLVATEAGTPVLPVSDHRPLVIDVSLR, encoded by the coding sequence ATGCGGATGGCCACCTTCAACATCTTGCACGGTCGCAGCTTGGATGACGGGCAGGTCAATCTGGAGCGGCTGTCCGAGTGCATCCACCGGCTGAACCCCGACGTGCTGGCCCTGCAAGAAGTCGACTGCGATCAACCGCGCTCGTCGCTCGCCGACCTCACGGCGATCGCGGCCGCGGCGATGGGCGCCGTCGCACACCGGTTCGTAGCCGCGATCTCCGGCACCCCGGGGGCGACCTGGATGGCCGCCACCGGTAGCGAGCAACCAGGGACGGCCGGCTACGGCATCGCGCTGCTGTCGCGTTATCCGGCGATCTCCTGGCAGGTACTGCGGCTGCCGCGGATTCCGGCCCGCTTCCCGATGTATCTGCCCGGCCCCAACCGGGTGCAGATCGTTCACGAGGAGCCGCGGGCGGCGATGCTCGCACAGCTGGACACCCCGCTCGGCGTGATGACCGTCGCCAACACGCACCTGTCGTTCGTGCCCGGGTGGAACCGCGTCCAGCTGCGTCGGCTCATTCGCGATCTGAACGGGCTGCCCGGTCCGCGGGTGCTGATGGGTGACCTCAACATGTCGGGGGTGTCACCGAGCCGGCAGACCGGTCTGCGTTCGCTGGCCAGCGCGCCGACATTTCCGCGGCACTGCCCAGACCGTCAGCTCGACCACATCCTCACCGACCATGACGGTCTGGTCGCCACCGAGGCCGGCACACCTGTGCTGCCCGTCTCCGACCATCGCCCGCTCGTGATCGACGTGTCGCTCCGCTGA